DNA from Candidatus Methylocalor cossyra:
CCCTGGGAGAAACTTGCAACAGCCGCTCGCGCAGGGAAGGCGGATTGCCGTTGATGACACCAATGCAGGCATTGGTGTCCAGCATGTAGCGGATCATTTAAAAGCTTTCCTGGGCGTATCGGCGGATAGGCCCTCCGAGACCGCGAAGTCGTCGCTGAAACCGCTAAATCCCTCGACAAACCCCTCCCATGAATTCATGCGCGGGGTCACGATGAGGCTGTCACCTGATTTGCTGATGAAAACCTCATCGGTGTCCAGCCGGAACTCCTTGGGCAGACGGATGGCCTGGCTGTTGCCGCTGATGAAGACTTTCGCAATAGTGGTCGGCATGGCGCTTTCTCCGATGATGTGTATACGACAGTATATACGCCTTATGATTGGAGGCAAGCCCAGACTATCGCCCGTGGTGATTTACCAAAAACCTCGCGATTGGAGCCCCCGCCTTGGCTTTCGCCGTGGGGTTCATGACACCAGCCGGATCTTACCGGTGAGCAGCTCCTGCATCATGCCTTGTTTTGGCGGGCCTTGGCGAGCTTGGTTTCCAGTGCAGCGATTTCGGCGTCCATGTCGCTGAGGATGGTGGCGATGGCGGTTTGTTCTTCATCTCCAGACATTTGATATCGATTCTTTCGATTGCCCGCGCATTAAGGCTCGGAACTCCGGACGCCTCGTTATGCCGTTTCCAGTCAATTAAGCAGAAGCGATAAAAAATAAATCCCTTGGCTGGCATCCATGCCGCCGCGGAGTTCGTCGCAACTGGACCAAAGGGAAGAGTAGAGTTCGGATTTTTTGAGAGCCATCGTTAAATCGCAGAGCAGCACGCCGTTGATGACGGTTTGGCGGTTATCGCCGATGACGGTATAGCGATGGACGTTGAGGCGCGTCGGCGTGCGGCGGTGTATCCCCAATTTCAGAAACCGCTTTTGGACCTTTTCCCAACTCAAGGTCTCGCCGCCCGACAGTGCTGAGTTCGCGTGCGCGACACAATCCGGGAAAAGACCCGGGCTCACGAGTAAGACGCCCTTGGGGACCACGTGAACCCGCGCGCCGGAGTTGTTGTAGTCGAGGCGACGCGCGGCAATGCCGTCCGCCACTCACGCCAGGAACCGCTCGCTGGGATCGGCCGAAGCATGTGCGGTTGACGCTGACTCCTGGGCCGGTTGATTTTATCCCGCCGTGCGAACAGGAGTTCCTTGGGCGGGCGGACCGGCAATGTGCCTTCGGGTAGCGCGATCTCCACGGGCGCAGCCGGCGGCGGGGTTGCCGCCAGCCCGAACTACCGGAGCATCAAGGGAAAGCGGCTCAGCGTAGCCCTGCGCGCCCTCCCGAAGCCGCGCTCACGGTCATGCGGGCAGCCAATCCGGATCGAGAATTTTGTCGGGCGTCCAGGGGCAGGTGTCAGGGAACGCCTCATACCAGAGAACTGTGTCGCGAATAGCGATATCCAAGGCATCGACCCATACCCCAGCCCACCAGCCCGGATCTTTGAAATTCGGCTTGAGACTCGGGGTTTGGTCCAATCGGCGAAGCAAGCGACGGCGTTGCTCCACGATGGTCCGGCGCCAACTATCCCCCCGGCGCTCGGGCTGGTATTGCCACTTGAGCAGGTGCGCCAGGAGTACGGCCATGCGGCTTTCTAATACACGCTGTTCGCTTTTGCCCACGTCCTCGATCTCGTCGGCGAGATGTTCGATGTCCAGGGCTTCGAAGCGCCTAGCCCGCAATAACTTTGCCTGCTCCTGCGCCCAGGCCACCACGTCGGTTTCGTAACTGGTTTTGGCCATGTCCGGATTCTCTATCGGAATTTTGGGTCGCGACTCGGCGGCCGACAGTTCGGTATCTACCGACCCCGCTTTTTTACTATAAGGATGCGCCCAGGTAGTAGCTGCATGCCAATGTGGTAGACGGGGTCTTCTCGAACTCGGTCGCCTCACGCCTCGGGTTCCGATCGGACCCGGTGCCGCGACACGGTTTCCCGGTGATGCTGCGCGCGGCGGCCGCTGCCCGGATAACGCCGATGAGAGCGCGGTGGAGCCCCGCGACCGTCAAGCTGGCACCCGCGCCCCGGAGCCGGCCAATCAGCGGGACCTCGCCCTCGGCCCGGGCCGCCAGGGCGTCGTCCCGGTCCAGGTAGGTCTGGGCCAGGACCGGGTACGGCAGGCCCTCGATCCAGCCCCGCACCAGGGCGGTTTCCCGCGGGTTCAGGGGCATGGCACGGGGCTCCCGGAGCCCGACAGCCGCCGAAAATCCTCGGCGCGGCAAAGGGTTAGGCCGCTCCGGCGGCGGCAATTGGGGAAAACGGCCAGTTCCGTGACAATCATGAAAATTTTCTTTTTCATGCGTAACAACATAAAAAATACAGCATAATGCGGAAATAAGCTATTATGTTATGGACATTTCCACCCGTCCAGGAGTTGACCCATGTCCCCCTTTCCGACGTTCGATCCCGATCCCGCCGACCGCGCCATGCTGCGCGCCTTGGTGTACGACGCCCTGACTGGCCGCCGCCCCGCCACGCGCGTCCAGCGCTTCCACGGTTACGCGGTCCGCACCCGCCACCTGGCCGGTGGCCTCGCCGACATCCTGATCACCCGGGACGGCCTGCCGCTCGAGCACACTGTGGTGAAGCTGCCGAAAGGCCATGGCCGGCGGTAAAAAGCGCGACGCCTTCGCCACCTACAGCGCCGCCTACGCCGCGTGCCGGGACCTGTGGTTCCAGGACCACCTGAAGCCCACCGTGGCCCTGGTGGCCCAGCGCATCGGCATCCAGCACACCGCGGTGATCGCGCGGGCGCTACGAGATTGGAAGAAGGACGTGGACTTCGAGCGGCTGCAGCAGGACCGCCTAGCGGCGGCCCGGGCCCCGGAGGCGGCCCGCGACGCCCGGCTGGACGAGGCCCTGGCCGGGGTGGTGCGGCTGGCCGAGGAGAACGCCCAGAAGGCCTTGGCCCAGGACCGGGCGGCCTTGGAGGAAACGCGGCGGGCCCTCGAGGCCGAGACCGCGGCGGCCCGGGCGGAACGGGACCGGGCGCTTCAGGAATGGGCCGCTTACCGGGCCGCGGCGGAACCGGCCCAGGCGGCGTTGGAAGCCCAGCTGGCCCGCGCCGACGCCGCCCGGGCCGAGGCCGAGGCGGGCCGGCGGGCGGCGGAAGCGGAGGCGGCGGCGCTCAAGGCGGCGCTGGAGGAGGCCCGGGCCCGGATCGCCCAGCTGGACGCCGTCAGGGCCGAGCTCCAGGCCGCCCACACGGAGGCCCTCCAGGCCCTGGAGGCCCGGGCCGAGGCCGAGTACCGCTGGCATCTGCGGCGCATCGCCGAGGAGAAGGCCGCCGCCCAGGCGGCGCTGCAGGCGCAGCTGGAGGGGCTGGCGGCGCGGCTGCGGGAGCTGGAGCCGGAGGCCCGGGCGGCACCGGGCTGCGCCTGGCCCTGGCGGCGGCGGAACGGCGCGCCGAGGCCCTCGCCGCCGAACGGGACCGGCTGCGGAGCGGCTCGCGCGGCTGGCGCGCAGCCCGGCCCGGCGCCGGGAGGCGGCGCTGCGGGCGCGGCGGGGGCGGCAGTCGAGGATCCGTTCCCGCCCCAAGCGGAAACGGGCAAGAACCCGCGGACGCCCTGAGCGGCGCGCGCCGACGGCTTGGCGGCGGTTCGCCACAAAAAGGCGTTCATTTGGCATACGTGCATTTTGTTGACATATGCCACATCTATGCATATTATGCCGTCTGTTCGCATAATCATGGCTTACTCCAAATGGAAACCGAATCGACCTGACTTCCGACCCTCGAGACATGCCAGACCGAGTTCGCGACCCGTCTGTTGCAACTGGGCTATTTCCTGAACGAGGCGCTGGGCGGCCCCGGCAATTTGCCTGGTAACCGCCTATTGGGGCTCGACGAAGCGGTCTCGGTCTACGATCTGCCTCAGGACCAGCTGGATCTTCGCAACTTCAAGCTCGGACGCCATCTTCCCGTCTTTTACGAGTACGCCTTCCATGCGAGGCGCAACGTAAGCGTTTTCGACTGGGATGATTGGACCGGCGCCTACTGTCGTTTTCAGAAGATCACAGCACGAAAGCTCAGAAGTCGGCTGCACTACAATCGACATGATTGTTGGGACTGTCTGACGAGACGCCGAGTTGCAGCTCAGTAGGCCGCCGCTTCGTGCCCCAAGGAGACACTCGCGGCATCTTCAAAGATGGATTGTCCAACCTCAACGCCGCTTAACTTGTGGGACACCGAAGCGAAAAGCTCGACGCGACTTTGCAGGCGGCTTTGTACCACTGAACCACGTAATTTTCTTGCGCTCCGACACCGTGTTCCTCGACATAGCGCATGAGCCAGCCCGTGAGACCATCCCACTCAGAAAGCGTGCCAGGAGGCGAAACCTGCCATGCCAGTTCCTCAAGGGTCCAGTTCGCTTTCGCCGCATTGCGCACCATCGACGTGGTGACCCAATTTTCTTCCGAGTCAGCGCCACCCCGTGCAATAGGAACCATGTGATCGAGTGTGGGGCACAGTTCCCAATAGGCGATGTGCGTCTCGGTCATCTTCCAATTTTTCTGGAAGGGGAAGTCTCTGGGAAACAGCTTCGAAAGTATTCGGAGTACTGCTGGGTGGACAAGGCGTGCCCCAGAGTAACGGTCGATGAACCCGTCGCGCATGAATACCCGGGTTGCTTCAACCGGACCATAACTTCGACCCGCGTTATGGAGAGCAACGAAAGGGTATTCCCGCAAAGCGGCAGCCGCGGCCTTTTCGTCCTCGCGGGCGATCGCGTCGCATACGGTGTCTATGATTCCTGCCTTATCGCTACTCATGGGAGTTGTGGGTCTAAAACCTGCCGTATAACCAGCTGCCAACGAAGGGCAGCGTCATGCCGGTTGGCTTTACGAGAGTCGCCGGGGGATCTTGCGGGGCTATCCATAGGGCGGGCAAGCCCCAAGTCCCGAAAATGGCTGACCCTGCAATGCCGAACTATGCTGTACGAGAGAAACCGGTTAACCCATTACAAGGAGTCCCATGTACAGCCATCAACCCATGCGCCTGATTTTTCGGGCACTGGCCTTCGCCGCCGACAAACACCGGACGCAACGTCGCAAGGATGTCGATGAATCGGCCTATATCAATCATCCCATTGCGCTGGCCAATGTCCTGGCGAATGAAGCCGAGATCGACGACCCGATAGTGATCTGTGCGGCCCTGCTGCACGATACGATCGAGGACACTCCGACCAAGCAGGGGGAATTGGCGCGGCACTTCGGAGTCGCCATTGCCCAAATCGTGGTCGAAGTCACCGACGATAAAAACCTTCCCAAGGAAGAACGCAAACGGCTGCAAATTGAACATGCACCCTTCCTGTCCGAGGCCGCGAAATGCGTCAAACTCGCGGATAAAATCTTTAATCTCCGCGATATAGCCTCACGCCCCCCGGCCGATTGGAACCTGCAAAGAAGACAGGCGTACTTCGAATGGGCCAAACGCGTGGTTGATGGACTGAGAGGGGTCAACCCCGCGCTCGAAACACTCTTTGACCTGGCCTACCAGGCGCGGCCCGAAAACGAATGATGCACACGACCTAGTGCTTGTACGCATTGGTGACCGGTTCCAGGAACGCTGTCTGCCCGCCGAATTCTGCCTGCAGCAGGTCGTCGATTCCGTCGGCGACGGTACAGAGTTGCCTGAAGGCCTGAGCGACATGGTCGGCGACGAAGGGAATCGCAGGGGCATCCACGAGACCGAATATAGCGCCGTTCCGGTACACGAATCGTGTGAAGTCCAGGTGGGCATTGATGTCGTTCAATCGGGTCAGGAGGGCTTCACCGACTTCGATGCCGCTGAGGATAGGCGCGTAAAGCCGCACAAGCAGCGGGTCTTCCGTTACCCGGGCATAGACCAGCGCACTTCCGAATCGGATGGCAATATCGCCGTCTTTGTCGTATTCGAGATCTGGAAGATTGGTTACTTCGCGGAGCACCGTGAGCAGGCGCTGACGGGTACTATCCGCAGTCTCGATGACTTTCTTTCTCTCCCGGACTTTCACCCCAAGGGACGGGAATAGAAGCGGACCGTTGTCATCGAACGCCTCGTATTCCAGAAAGCCCGGATGCGGTACGCGCAGAATTTCAGCAAAGGTGCTGACGGTGAGCCGGGCGATGGCCGCGTAGGGGACCGGCTGCGGGAAGTCGCGGAAGAAGTTTGGGGAGCCGTCGGGATCACGTTCAGGTATGGCTTCGACCGGTGCACCCGTCGGCGAAAGCCAGCCACTTGCTTGCAGGGCTTCGATCTGTTCGCCATTCAGCAGTTCCGATTTCGGCAGGTAACTGTTGCTCGTGGTCTCGGCCCGCATGCCGAACGAGCCCTGACCCGCAAACTGCACAAATCGATCCGAACGCTTCACCGAAAGGATGAGATATTGATCTTCTTCCAGTTGGGCCAGGACAGCTACCAAGTTCTGCTCGAATGGCGGCCATTCGGCGGAAAGGTAAGCGGGTACGGGCTGGGCTTTGGCGGGCATCTTGGGATTCATGTAACCTCCTTCAAACCATGAAGGCCTTGAAGTAGGAGTCTAGCAGCGGTTCGAGGACTCCATTCCGGGCGGAATAACCAGCCGGGAGACCCTGCGCAGCTGCACTCCCTGTGCGTGACCGGGGCCCTGGAGTCCTTCCCATTAGCTCTCTGAGGGGCGGGAATATATGGTTTTATCCTTCAGCCAATGGGCGGCTGACCCGGCATCATGTTTCCTATAATTAACACCGCTCCCCAGCAACTCTCCCTAGAAGCATGACAGGCAATATTTACATCCTGCAGGACGATCGACTGATCGGGGTTGAGGAAGCGCCCTATCCCAAGGAAGAGGTCTTGCAACGGCAGGTTTCCCTGTTCGCCGATCAGCTGATCCCCGGCGCTCAAATCGATCCCGACAAACCTCGGCGATGGTTGCTGGTTACCGATGAAGCGGGTGTGCCGAATGCGGAAGGCGGTGGTGCCTGGTGGTCAGTCGATCATCTCTTCCTCGATCAGGACGGCATCCCGACACTGGTTGAAGTTAAGCGCAGCTCGGATACCCGCATACGGAGGGAAGTCGTCGGCCAGATGCTCGACTATGCCGCCAACGCGCTGCAGTTTTGGAGCGTCAATGACATGCAAGGCATGTTCGAGCGCCATGTGCAGAAGGTGTTGGAGCGGGATCCCGAGGGCGAGCCCTGCGACGTGCGGCTGAACGAGTTCCTTCAAGGAGAACAGACTGAGGAGGAGTTCTGGCTCAAGGTCAAAACAAACTTGCAGGCCCGGCGCATCCGCATGGTGTTCGTAGCCGACAGGATTCCGCCGGAGCTGCAGCGCATCGTCGAGTTTCTGAACTCGCAGATGGACCCGGCTGAGGTACTGGCCGTCGAGATCAGACACTATGACGGCGCCTTCGATGGGAAACAGGTCAAGGCCCTGGTCCCTCAGGTGCTCGGGACCAATGTTGTAAAAGCCGGTTCAGTGAACGAGTCAGTGAAGCGAAAATGGACGGAAGGAGAGTTCATGGCCGCATTGCGCGACAAGCGCGGTGAGGTTGCTGCGACAACGGCCAAAGGGATTCTGGACTGGGCCATTGGCCGAGGTCTCACCATTTGGTGGGGCGAAGGCAAGAGAGATGGTTCGTTCTACCCCATGCTTTACGAAGGACCGGCGCGGTTAGAGCACTATTTCACTTTCGCCGTACTGACCAATGGCGCCGTGCAAATCCAGTTCGGAACGATGCTGAATCGAGCGGTGTTCTCCGACGAACAGAAACGGGCGGAATTGCTCAGGAAACTTAATAGCCTGCCGGGTGTAGCGATCCCGGAGCCTGGACTGACCAAATATCCATCCCTTCCCATTACCCTTCTGGCTGACGAAAACAGCCTTCAACAGTTTCTTTCGGTGTGGGATTGGTATCTTGAATCGATCCGGAATCAGGCCATGTCGGAGAAACACCGAGCTTGAATCACGAGTGTTACCTCCCGGCCCACTCCATAGGCAAAAGGTAAAGATCGTTGTGGTTTGGTCTACAGATAAACCGACCTTCCAACAGTTTGTTCACCGTCCGCTTGTGGCCGTTGTGAGCCATTCGGCTCCAGGCCGCGATCAGGTGCGTGAAAGCAGCTTCAAGCCATCTGGACGTAACTCACCTTTCGGCGATAAGTGTCGGTACAACGTCTGCCGGGTAACGCCCAGTTCCTCACACAGATCCCCGACCCTGGTCTCGGGCTGCCCCATTGCGGCCATGGCCAGGCGCAGCTTGGCAGCCGTCATCTTGAATGGCCGTCCGCCCTTCCTGCCGCGCGCCCGCGCGGATGCCAAGCCTGCTATCGTGCGTTCCGCAATCAACTCACGTTCGAACTCGGCAAGTGCCGCAAAGATGCCGAAGACCAGCTTGCCGGCGGCGGTGGTGGTGTCGATGGCCGCCCCGTGACCGGTCAGGACCCTGAGGCCAACGCCGCACCCGGTCAGGTCATGCACGGTGTTGATCAGGTGGCGCAGGTCGCGTCCCAGCCGGTCGAGCTTCCAGACGACCAGCGTGTCGCCCGGCCGCAGCGCCTTCAGGCAAGCTGCCAGGCCCGGACGGTCCTCGCGCTTTCCGGACGCCTGATCCTCATACAGATGTGCCGGATTGATGCCGGCGGCAGTCAGCGCGTCGCGCTGCAAGTGCGTCGCCTGGGAGCCGTCCGCTTTCGATACCCGCATGTAGCCAATCAACATATTCCACCTGTCACATATACGGTCGATTATGTGACAGTGTGAGCCAGAAAGCTCTGGCCGTCAAAATTTGTCACTTAATCCGTCATTTTGTCTAAGACATGCAAAGGGTCCGTCAGGCACATAATGTGACAGAAATTCCGGGGGAATACCCTCCTTGGCAAAGGTCGCTCGCAACTGCTCCAAGGCGGCGGGGTCTCGCCGCCCATAGGATGCCAGCGCGAACAGCGAGCGGGCTGTCTCGGGATTGTGTCGCGCCTCGGCGACGGCATCGTTGATTGCTTTGACGGCTTCCTGCCAATGGTTGGCCGGCTCCTTCTTCCTCTCAACTACTGGCAGGCCGTTGGAGAACCCGGTTTGTGGCTCTGACACGAACAGCGTTGCCTGCTCCCCGCGTGGGCTCAGCACCTTTGACTCGATCAGGTCGATGGCGGTGGCGGCCGCCTCCAACATCTGCAATTGCACCGCAGGGTCCAGAATCTCGTAAGGACGCCATAGGCTTTGACCGGCGCGCAGCGGATGCCCACAACCTTCCCAGACATGCCGGATATATCCCGCATGCGCCTCGCACTGCGAGAGCGGGGTGTTCAGTTCATCAAGGAGCGTGCGAAGCAGACGAAACCAGAGGCCGACATGGATGCGCCGGCACGGTAGCTCCACATACCCCATCGTCAGCGCCTGCCAGGTGCGCCGATCCATCGCCGCAATCGCACCACTGGCCGTGCGCGGCGCAGCGTCTGCATTCTCCCAGCCGAGGAACCGCCCTGGCACGCCCCAATAGGATTCCAGCCAGCAGCCGTGCAGCGGACAGCTCAGCATCAGGGGCAGCTTCCACGCAAGCAGGACGGCTTGGTTCGCCGGATCATTCAGACAGAGCGGGCAGGCTCGGTCAATCGATTGGCTGGGCAGCCACGCTCGCCATCCCGTGATTGATCTCGTCTTGCGGTTGCGCTTCGGCAGCAATACCAAGAACTGGAACGCATAGGTTTCCAGGGCGGCCGGAAGCCGGTCGTCGAAGCTATCCAGCAGCCACGGCACCCAGCCGGCGAAGCTCATGTCGCGCAACCGATCCAGCTCGATGCCGCTCCGCTGGGACAGCGCCGTCAGCAGCGACATCGGCGGTGCGGTGTCCAGGTCATCGACCTGGCCGTGACCGAGATCGTGTTCCAACAGGTCGAGCATATCCATCTGGTAGCAGACGGCGACACGATTGAGCCAAGACGACAAAGCTTCGCCTTCCTTGGGAGACGGATGCAGCGGCCAACGCGGTGCCGGCTTCACATCAGTTCCCGCTCGAACTGGCGTCGCCGCTCGCTGGGGCCGGTGTAGTCGGCCATGCTGAGCGTGCGGTGGTTGATCGCTTCCTCGCTGCTCTCCACGGCGGCGACGGCCGCCGCCATCAGCAGGTGCACCAGCTCACCGATGGTGCCCTCGCTGCGGGTGAGCAGGTAGCGGGCCATGTCCGGCGTGGCAATCTGGGAGGGGCGCCGCAACGGAAACGACGCAGCGAAGCTGGCCAGCAATGAGCAGCAATCGTCGTTGGCCTCCCACACCGGCAGCATCATCGGCTCGAACCGGTTTTCCAACTGGTCGTCCGAGCGGATGGCCAGGTAGGCGTCGCGCGTGCCGACCCCGACCAACGGGATGCGCAGCTCGTTGCCAAGGAAGCGCAGCAGGTTGAGAAATTCCCGCCGGTTGACGCTGTTGCCGGCCAGGACGTTGTGCACCTCGTCGATCACCAGCATGCGCACGCCGACCTTGCGCAGCAGTGCCAACGCCAGTTGCTCCATTTCCGACAGCCGTGGGCGCGGGCGCAATGGTGCGCCCATCGCGGCGAGCAGTGCGACGTAGAAGCGGATCACCGACGGCTCGGACGGCATCTGCACGACCAGCACCGGGATGTGCTCCTGGTCGGCTTCAGATCTGGCCGGATGTGAGCGCCGAAATTTCTCGACAATCATCGACTTGCCATTGTTGGTCGGGCCGACCAGCAGCAGGTTAGGCATGCGTTGCTTGTTCGGCCAGGCATACAAGGTTTCCAACCGGTTCAACGCCTCAACCGCTCGTGGGTAGCCGATCCAGCGGTCGGCGCGGATGCGCTGGATGCGCTCGTCCGCTGGCAGCCGGGCCAAGCCCTGCGCCGCTGGCAACAGGTGGGACAGGTCGATGATGGGATATTCGTCCACGGCTACCACTCCTCAATCTGGTCGAACGGTTTTGCCGGCGGCAGGTTGTCTGCCTGCGGGTCAGCACTGTCCGCATCCGGTGGTGTAGGTTTGACAGACGGTGCCGACGCCTTGAGGTGCTGGCGTCGATCCGCGTCGCGCCGCGCCTTGCGCGTCGCCTTCTGCGCGGTGGTCACGATCTCGCGCATCTGGCCAATCATGCGGAACAGCGCCGACTCATCCACCTGCTCGCGCCCTTGCTGCCGCAATTTCGCCAGCGCCTGCCGTTGCTCCCAAAGGGTAGCGGCCGGGTGCGACAAGGTACGGTAGGGGATTTCGAGGTAGTGCTGCCCCTCCGGTTCCAGCACCCAGATACGGCTGATGTCGCGCGGGTCGCGCCGGATCAGGAAGGCGGGCAAGCGGTCGCGCCGCGCGATCCACGGCTTGAGCGCGTCGGCGTAGTAGTGGATGTGATCGATGACGAAGCCGGTGCGCGTCAGTGTGCGGCGGATGATGGGCAGGAAATCGACCAGGAAAGCCGTGGCGCGAGTGACGACGACTGGCGCGCCGACCCGCGCCACGGCCTCTGCCCAACGCACGGACGGCGGTTGGAGCAGGCCATTGTGTACGGAGCCGTGATAGGTGCCGACCGCCAACACAAGCCAGCGCTCCAACTCGCGCAGCGTGAGGGCAGCCATCTTCTCGGAGGCATACTCCCCGCGCTGGCCGGGATTGGAGAACGTCGTTCCCGGCAATTCGTCGTGGATCATCTGCATCGCCGTACCGATGATCCGTTCCACGATGCCGCCGTAGTGCGGCAAGCCGGGCGGCCGGTAGTCCAGGCGGATGCCGTGCTGCTCGCAGCCACGGCGCAGCGCCTCGCTCTTGAACTCGGCCGCGTTGTCCAGGTAGAGCAGCATGGGCTTGCCGCTCATCGGCCAGTTCATTTCCACACCCAGCCCTTCCAGCCAGGGGCGCTTGTCGCAGGCGACATGCGCGAGGCACAAACCGACGGAGACGGCTGACGGGGCTTCCAGCGTGACGACCATGCCGACCACGCAGCGGGTGAACACATCGATAGCGATGGTCAGATAGGGGCGGCCAATCGGTTGCCGGTCGCGCTCATCGACCACTATCAGGTCGATGACCGTGTGGTCGATCTGCACCTGCTCCAGCGGTACGGTCACGGCAGGCGGTACGCCGCCGGCACCTCGCAGGTTACGGGCGGCATCTTGTCCTTCCCGGCGGCGAGCGGTTTTGAGCGGGTCGAGGTTGGCGATCCGCAGCGCTACGGTGTTGCGCGCCGGCACTCGCAGCTTTTGCGCTTTGCAAGCCTGCGCGACTTCGCGGTGGAACGCTGCCAGGCTGCGCCTCTGCTTGGTCAGGAAGCGCTTTTGCAGCAGTTCGCGGATGATGCGTTCGACCGATTCCGGCAAGCGCCCCTTACCTTTGCCGCCGTCGGATCGGCCGCGAGCCAGGTCCGTCACCAGCCCTGCACCCTGCCGGGCGCGACGAATC
Protein-coding regions in this window:
- a CDS encoding TniQ family protein, with product MKPAPRWPLHPSPKEGEALSSWLNRVAVCYQMDMLDLLEHDLGHGQVDDLDTAPPMSLLTALSQRSGIELDRLRDMSFAGWVPWLLDSFDDRLPAALETYAFQFLVLLPKRNRKTRSITGWRAWLPSQSIDRACPLCLNDPANQAVLLAWKLPLMLSCPLHGCWLESYWGVPGRFLGWENADAAPRTASGAIAAMDRRTWQALTMGYVELPCRRIHVGLWFRLLRTLLDELNTPLSQCEAHAGYIRHVWEGCGHPLRAGQSLWRPYEILDPAVQLQMLEAAATAIDLIESKVLSPRGEQATLFVSEPQTGFSNGLPVVERKKEPANHWQEAVKAINDAVAEARHNPETARSLFALASYGRRDPAALEQLRATFAKEGIPPEFLSHYVPDGPFACLRQNDGLSDKF
- a CDS encoding HD domain-containing protein is translated as MYSHQPMRLIFRALAFAADKHRTQRRKDVDESAYINHPIALANVLANEAEIDDPIVICAALLHDTIEDTPTKQGELARHFGVAIAQIVVEVTDDKNLPKEERKRLQIEHAPFLSEAAKCVKLADKIFNLRDIASRPPADWNLQRRQAYFEWAKRVVDGLRGVNPALETLFDLAYQARPENE
- a CDS encoding Mu transposase C-terminal domain-containing protein; the encoded protein is MASDTSPIAEQGVATLPDAVWAQARHRTETIGPLAALEVVGHEAADAAAQALGLSRRQVYVLIRRARQGAGLVTDLARGRSDGGKGKGRLPESVERIIRELLQKRFLTKQRRSLAAFHREVAQACKAQKLRVPARNTVALRIANLDPLKTARRREGQDAARNLRGAGGVPPAVTVPLEQVQIDHTVIDLIVVDERDRQPIGRPYLTIAIDVFTRCVVGMVVTLEAPSAVSVGLCLAHVACDKRPWLEGLGVEMNWPMSGKPMLLYLDNAAEFKSEALRRGCEQHGIRLDYRPPGLPHYGGIVERIIGTAMQMIHDELPGTTFSNPGQRGEYASEKMAALTLRELERWLVLAVGTYHGSVHNGLLQPPSVRWAEAVARVGAPVVVTRATAFLVDFLPIIRRTLTRTGFVIDHIHYYADALKPWIARRDRLPAFLIRRDPRDISRIWVLEPEGQHYLEIPYRTLSHPAATLWEQRQALAKLRQQGREQVDESALFRMIGQMREIVTTAQKATRKARRDADRRQHLKASAPSVKPTPPDADSADPQADNLPPAKPFDQIEEW
- a CDS encoding conjugal transfer nickase/helicase domain-containing protein; this translates as MADGIAARRLDYNNSGARVHVVPKGVLLVSPGLFPDCVAHANSALSGGETLSWEKVQKRFLKLGIHRRTPTRLNVHRYTVIGDNRQTVINGVLLCDLTMALKKSELYSSLWSSCDELRGGMDASQGIYFLSLLLN
- a CDS encoding TniB family NTP-binding protein, producing the protein MDEYPIIDLSHLLPAAQGLARLPADERIQRIRADRWIGYPRAVEALNRLETLYAWPNKQRMPNLLLVGPTNNGKSMIVEKFRRSHPARSEADQEHIPVLVVQMPSEPSVIRFYVALLAAMGAPLRPRPRLSEMEQLALALLRKVGVRMLVIDEVHNVLAGNSVNRREFLNLLRFLGNELRIPLVGVGTRDAYLAIRSDDQLENRFEPMMLPVWEANDDCCSLLASFAASFPLRRPSQIATPDMARYLLTRSEGTIGELVHLLMAAAVAAVESSEEAINHRTLSMADYTGPSERRRQFERELM
- a CDS encoding antitoxin, whose amino-acid sequence is MPTTIAKVFISGNSQAIRLPKEFRLDTDEVFISKSGDSLIVTPRMNSWEGFVEGFSGFSDDFAVSEGLSADTPRKAFK
- a CDS encoding DNA-binding protein codes for the protein MAGGKKRDAFATYSAAYAACRDLWFQDHLKPTVALVAQRIGIQHTAVIARALRDWKKDVDFERLQQDRLAAARAPEAARDARLDEALAGVVRLAEENAQKALAQDRAALEETRRALEAETAAARAERDRALQEWAAYRAAAEPAQAALEAQLARADAARAEAEAGRRAAEAEAAALKAALEEARARIAQLDAVRAELQAAHTEALQALEARAEAEYRWHLRRIAEEKAAAQAALQAQLEGLAARLRELEPEARAAPGCAWPWRRRNGAPRPSPPNGTGCGAARAAGAQPGPAPGGGAAGAAGAAVEDPFPPQAETGKNPRTP
- a CDS encoding T3SS (YopN, CesT) and YbjN peptide-binding chaperone 1; this encodes MNPKMPAKAQPVPAYLSAEWPPFEQNLVAVLAQLEEDQYLILSVKRSDRFVQFAGQGSFGMRAETTSNSYLPKSELLNGEQIEALQASGWLSPTGAPVEAIPERDPDGSPNFFRDFPQPVPYAAIARLTVSTFAEILRVPHPGFLEYEAFDDNGPLLFPSLGVKVRERKKVIETADSTRQRLLTVLREVTNLPDLEYDKDGDIAIRFGSALVYARVTEDPLLVRLYAPILSGIEVGEALLTRLNDINAHLDFTRFVYRNGAIFGLVDAPAIPFVADHVAQAFRQLCTVADGIDDLLQAEFGGQTAFLEPVTNAYKH
- a CDS encoding DUF29 domain-containing protein, which gives rise to MAKTSYETDVVAWAQEQAKLLRARRFEALDIEHLADEIEDVGKSEQRVLESRMAVLLAHLLKWQYQPERRGDSWRRTIVEQRRRLLRRLDQTPSLKPNFKDPGWWAGVWVDALDIAIRDTVLWYEAFPDTCPWTPDKILDPDWLPA
- a CDS encoding HNH endonuclease codes for the protein MSSDKAGIIDTVCDAIAREDEKAAAAALREYPFVALHNAGRSYGPVEATRVFMRDGFIDRYSGARLVHPAVLRILSKLFPRDFPFQKNWKMTETHIAYWELCPTLDHMVPIARGGADSEENWVTTSMVRNAAKANWTLEELAWQVSPPGTLSEWDGLTGWLMRYVEEHGVGAQENYVVQWYKAACKVASSFSLRCPTS
- a CDS encoding recombinase family protein produces the protein MLIGYMRVSKADGSQATHLQRDALTAAGINPAHLYEDQASGKREDRPGLAACLKALRPGDTLVVWKLDRLGRDLRHLINTVHDLTGCGVGLRVLTGHGAAIDTTTAAGKLVFGIFAALAEFERELIAERTIAGLASARARGRKGGRPFKMTAAKLRLAMAAMGQPETRVGDLCEELGVTRQTLYRHLSPKGELRPDGLKLLSRT